Within the Photobacterium swingsii genome, the region TTTGTAGGCTGTTTCTACACAATTATTTTGCGTTACTGCATCACCGTACCACTGAGCAGTGCCATTTCTGGCCGCTATCCTGCTGTTTATAGTTTCAGCATCGGCCTTAACAAAAACTATTACATCTGGAAGAAGAATTTTTTTTGCAATGTTAAGTGCATCAAAGATCTTCTTGACCGTATCTTCTTCAAGCATAATTGTCTGGTATGCCAAGGTTGAAAAGATATATCTGTCTAGTATGACATCTCCAGACTCTAATTCCCCCGAAATCTCATGACTCTTCAAGAAGTTGTTTAGCAAAAAAAAGAGTAAAGCGCTCTCCTTTGACTGGTAGGAGTCAATGATATTTCTAAGTTCCAGTGCTTCTACCACTACCGCAGAATGAACAACGGCTTTTTTCTCTTTCGCGAAGAGTGAACTTAGCGTTGTTTTTCCGCAGGCATCTAGCCCTTCAAAAGCAATAAATTTATTCATTTGTTCCTCATTTCTTTTTATTTAAAAAGTGTCTTGGTTATTCTGAGTTGAATTAGACGACTAGGCTGATGTGTAACAATGTCATACCTTTAATTTTTAAAAATTGTCATCCACATGGTATAAATCGACGGGCTTTAAAAAAGGACTTATAGCATTTACTACGTATAGCTTCCTCTATAAGGACAATTACTAAGCTCTTCGATAATTGTATAGTTTGTGAAGTCAGCAGTTATCAGTTCAAAATGAAATGAAGTTCTTTTTATATCTTCTTTAGCCAGTGATTATAGTCAGCATGGCTCAAGCAAAGATAAGGGCCATGATGTCGCTGATTACTTTTCACTACCACTCGATAGTTCTTATTAATTGAATAGCTGATGTAGTTACGGTTGCGTGTTAACCGTTTTCCCTTTAGCTGGTTTAATGAAAATGTGTTGGATGCAATCTTACCGCATAGCTGTATGGCCTTTTGTGTAATGTAAGGGGGCAGTTGCCCCCCTAGGTGAACAAGTTTGCGATGAGATAACAATATAGTTTGCTTCTCCATCGATTACTCCGGTTATTTATTACCTTTTTGATTTGGGTTCATTTGCTTACCACGGTTACCTTGTGCCTGATCATATTGACGGTTAGTACCTGGAGTTCCTTTATTTGGGTTTTGTTGGTTACCTGAATTGTTTGCTGGAGTGATTTTTTTAGACATATCTGATTCCTCTATAAATGTTGATTTATGTGCTTCTTCATAAAGCAAAACCATTGTTAATTTGTGCAGTGCACAAAAAAGTTTTATTTGTATCGCGCAGAAAACTTCTTAGGATTAAAGCCACTTTCTTTTAAAGCTATACCTACAGGTGTAGTTAGCAGAGATCGGCTCTTGAGGTACCCGCTGTGAGTATTTTCGTTCTGAAAAAAGCAACCGCTTGGATCTATCATCAGATATGAACCTCTCATCGAGGCATTATCTTCAATCGACATAACTGAGTTGAGTGACTGATGACGAGTGACGAAATTGGTAAAATCACTATCTGATATTTCAGGTATTTCATCGTAGATCCCCAGTACTTGGAGTAGTTTCCATTTATCTGGCTTAACTTCTGAGATTAAGGAAGATAGGTCTTCATTGATATTGAACTGGTTAACAACAGTATTAATTTTTAGCTCCGTCTTAGGTGCATGCTTTCTTATTAGATGACTGATGTTGCTCAGTTGTCTCGGTGTGATCACCGAACCACTTCTTGTATTGCGTCCGATCTGTTGTTGGCATGCCTGGTTTGCCGAATCATAGCTAATACCAATCATGCTCATACGATGAGCCTGCTCCTTTATGAAGCTCTCTGTAAGCAGATGACCGTTGGTAATGATTGATATGTCAAAGCCTAAAGATATTGCACAATCAATCGCATCGATAAACTTGTTTTTAAGCAGTAACGGTTCGCCACCGGCAAAGTTAAGTCGAACGCTATCGTAGCCAAGCTCTGACTGGACAGGGTTGGGGTTTAAAAAGTAATTACTGAGGTTTGTCAGTAACTGATTTACAGTGCCTTCTTGTTTGTGAATTTCATTTGGTTTTTCCCATTTTGCATAACAATAGTGACAGTTATAGTTACAACGCTCTGTCATGTGAAAGTTGATTACTAGTTGTTTAGTAGACATAACACTAATCCTGTAATTGATAACAGGAGTAGTGTTACGTTGTGCACTGCACAAAAAAGTGTTTTTTTAGTCGGGAAGACGAGAAAGGAAGTGGGTAAAGCTAACGGCCTCTTTATATTGTTGTTGAATAAAACTTACAAGCATTTGCAGGGTAGTGTCTTTAGCCAGAAGGTCTGAGTCCAAAGTTTGTGCTATTTGATATGCAGCTTCTAGTTCATTATTTAGAAAATCAAGAAGTAGCTGCTCAGTCGCGGTGAGAGCAAGGCGGTTTTTCAGCAATAGTTCTCGTAATAGACTGGCATTAGTTAGCTTGAAGTTCAGTTGTGGCAGTTGTTCATCTTTGAACGGGGTGTCCAGTTTTCGTTCAGTTAAGCTGAATTTAGGATCTTTCAGTTGAGTAATAAAGCTGGAAGCTGCCGATGAAAGCTGATGCTTATTTTCGGTGGTATCAAGGTTATGTAATATCTCTTCGATTAATCGTGCATAACTGTTCCTTTTAGTTGGCTCATGCATAGCTGATCTAACGGTTTTTGGATCACCAAGAAAAGCATCTAACAGGAATGCATTAAACAGAGGTACTAGTGCCTTAGGTTGTAAATGAACTTTACCTCTTTTACCCATACTGGCGTCAGCAAAACCCTCATTTATTACTAAAGTTTTGGGAATAGTTTCGTTTCTTACAAATGTGTTAGCTTTGCTGCGTAAGCATGAAGCGTTGATACCAAAAAGCTCTTTGACGGCTTGGTTTGTGTTTAAATAACTTACTGGCATACAGCGTCCTGGATAAATCTGTCTTCACTATGGTTATAGGACATATCTAGTTTCGCGATTTTTTGTGCTGCTCTGTAT harbors:
- a CDS encoding deoxynucleoside kinase, translated to MNKFIAFEGLDACGKTTLSSLFAKEKKAVVHSAVVVEALELRNIIDSYQSKESALLFFLLNNFLKSHEISGELESGDVILDRYIFSTLAYQTIMLEEDTVKKIFDALNIAKKILLPDVIVFVKADAETINSRIAARNGTAQWYGDAVTQNNCVETAYKKIFQWFDIPIVEIDTSEKCNMSVEENYQLMKDRIDCVLSGGSNS
- a CDS encoding ParE family toxin-like protein produces the protein MEKQTILLSHRKLVHLGGQLPPYITQKAIQLCGKIASNTFSLNQLKGKRLTRNRNYISYSINKNYRVVVKSNQRHHGPYLCLSHADYNHWLKKI
- a CDS encoding viperin family antiviral radical SAM protein encodes the protein MSTKQLVINFHMTERCNYNCHYCYAKWEKPNEIHKQEGTVNQLLTNLSNYFLNPNPVQSELGYDSVRLNFAGGEPLLLKNKFIDAIDCAISLGFDISIITNGHLLTESFIKEQAHRMSMIGISYDSANQACQQQIGRNTRSGSVITPRQLSNISHLIRKHAPKTELKINTVVNQFNINEDLSSLISEVKPDKWKLLQVLGIYDEIPEISDSDFTNFVTRHQSLNSVMSIEDNASMRGSYLMIDPSGCFFQNENTHSGYLKSRSLLTTPVGIALKESGFNPKKFSARYK